From Sparus aurata chromosome 9, fSpaAur1.1, whole genome shotgun sequence, a single genomic window includes:
- the pou2f1b gene encoding POU domain, class 2, transcription factor 1b isoform X2 yields the protein MADGGAASQDESSGPDAKVNNQSETTKCAMESGDANTVFLSLGITTNGLDFQRHTVPTTSAITNAHAQALLQQSKSEDSSALPTSVQQSVLPQTQLMLAGGQIAGLTLTPAHQQLLLQQAQAQLLAAAVQHSASQQNSTTGASISASAATPITQLPLSQPIQIASLQQQCLPQFVLVQPGNPIATPLSPGQFIISQTPQAQQSMLQAQNLLTQLPQSQANLLPTQPSITLATQPATPTRTTAATPIQSLPHSQTPPKRLDTPTLEEPSDLEELEQFAKTFKQRRIKLGFTQGDVGLAMGKLYGNDFSQTTISRFEALNLSFKNMCKLKPLLEKWLNDAVCAENLTSDQALSSPSALGSPGTGMEMLNRRRKKRTSIETNIRVALEKSFLEQNQKPTSEEITMIADQLNMEKEVIRVWFCNRRQKEKRINPPSSGSSGGGNTPIKTIFTPSSPLVASTASLVSSPTINTPTTLTVNTVMPLTSTSLAFTGSTVGATNTASVISTAPMVTTVTSSPSLSPSPTTIQSSTTESKIGTHAQTIFTQAPTSIATTLGGQVMVAAPGFSTGQLPTSIAAMAAAAGLSPGLIASSQFASGGALLSLTPGGLGNALSPALMSNSTLIQALASSGTIPITSLDGSNLLFANTSGGSTPSLVTTPLFLSPQNLGLLASNPVSLVSAGAGLQVTADHQATTAAVPVQASTITTASKAQ from the exons ACAAGCCCTCCTCCAACAG TCTAAGTCGGAAGACTCGAGTGCTCTCCCGACCTCCGTCCAGCAGAGCGTATTGCCTCAAACCCAGCTAATGTTGGCCGGGGGACAGATTGCAGGA CTGACCCTGACCCCGGCCCATCAGCAGCTGTTACTCCAGCAGGCCCAGGCTCAGCTCCTGGCTGCGGCCGTGCAGCATTCAGCCAGCCAGCAGAACAGCACCACTGGGGCCAGCATCTCGGCCTCCGCAGCCACACCCATTACCCAGCTGCCCCTGTCACAGCCCATCCAGATCGCCTCT ctacagcagcagtgTCTGCCTCAGTTTGTTCTGGTGCAGCCTGGCAACCCAATTGCCACACCACTGTCGCCCGGTCAGTTCATCATCTCGCAGACACCGCAGGCCCAACAGA GCATGTTGCAAGCCCAGAATCTTCTAACTCAACTACCTCAAAGCCAAGCTAACCTCCTGCCGACTCAACCAAGCATCACCCTTGCAACTCAG CCTGCAACTCCAACCCGCACAACAGCAGCCACACCTATTCAGTCCCTGCCCCACAGTCAGACCCCACCTAAGCGGTTGGATACCCCCACTTTGGAGGAGCCTAGTGATCTGGAGGAACTGGAACAGTTTGCCAAGACCTTCAAACAGAGGCGTATCAAACTGGGCTttacacag GGAGATGTTGGCCTGGCCATGGGGAAGCTGTATGGAAATGACTTCAGCCAAACGACCATCTCTCGCTTTGAGGCCTTGAACCTGAGCTTTAAGAACATGTGCAAACTGAAGCCATTATTAGAGAAGTGGCTCAATGATGCAG TTTGTGCAGAGAACCTGACATCTGACCAGGCCCTGTCCAGCCCCAGTGCCCTGGGCTCCCCGGGCACAGGCATGGAGATGCTCAACCGCAGACGGAAGAAGAGGACCAGTATTGAGACCAACATCCGAGTGGCCTTAGAAAAGAGCTTTCTGGAG CAGAACCAAAAACCTACCTCTGAAGAGATCACCATGATCGCTGACCAGCTCAACATGGAGAAGGAGGTGATTCGGGTCTGGTTCTGCAATCGCCGGCAGAAAGAGAAGAGGATTAACCCCCCTAGCAGCGGCAGCAGTGGAGGAGGCAACACCCCCATCAAAACCATTTTTACCCCCAGTAGCCCCTTG GTGGCCAGCACAGCAAGCCTTGTAAGCAGTCCAACTATTAACACACCCACCACTCTGACTGTAAATACAGTGATGCCTCTCACCAGCACCAGTTTGGCTTTCACAG GTTCGACGGTAGgagccacaaacacagcatctGTCATCTCCACTGCACCTATGGTTACTACGGTAACCAGCTCCCCATCTTTAAGCCCATCGCCAACGACTATTCAGTCCTCAACCACTGAGAGCAAGATTGGCACTCATGCGCAAACCATCTTCACCCAGGCCCCGACGTCCATAGCCACCACTTTAGGTGGTCAGGTGATGGTGGCAGCTCCAGGGTTTTCTACTGGCCAGTTACCCACCAGCATCGCTGCTATGGCTGCTGCAGCAGGGCTGAGCCCAGGACTTATAGCCTCTTCTCAGTTTGCTTCAGG GGGGGCCTTGCTCAGTCTGACTCCTGGTGGCCTTGGCAATGCGCTGAGTCCTGCCCTGATGAGCAACAGCACCCTCATACAAG CTCTGGCATCGAGCGGCACAATCCCCATCACTTCTCTGGATGGCAGTAACCTGCTGTTCGCCAACACCTCTGGTGGTAGCACGCCCAGCCTGGTCACCACGCCGCTCTTCCTGAGCCCCCAGAACCTGGGGCTGCTCGCCAGCAACCCCGTCAGCCTGGTGTCGGCGGGGGCGGGGCTGCAGGTCACTGCCGATCATCAAGCCACCACGGCTGCTGTGCCTGTGCAAGCCTCGACCATTACCACTGCCTCCAAGGCTCAGTGA
- the pou2f1b gene encoding POU domain, class 2, transcription factor 1b isoform X14 — translation MADGGAASQDESSGPDAKVNNQSETTKCAMESGDANTVFLSLGITTNGLDFQRHTVPTTSAITNAHAQALLQQLTLTPAHQQLLLQQAQAQLLAAAVQHSASQQNSTTGASISASAATPITQLPLSQPIQIASLQQQCLPQFVLVQPGNPIATPLSPGQFIISQTPQAQQSMLQAQNLLTQLPQSQANLLPTQPSITLATQPATPTRTTAATPIQSLPHSQTPPKRLDTPTLEEPSDLEELEQFAKTFKQRRIKLGFTQGDVGLAMGKLYGNDFSQTTISRFEALNLSFKNMCKLKPLLEKWLNDAENLTSDQALSSPSALGSPGTGMEMLNRRRKKRTSIETNIRVALEKSFLEQNQKPTSEEITMIADQLNMEKEVIRVWFCNRRQKEKRINPPSSGSSGGGNTPIKTIFTPSSPLVASTASLVSSPTINTPTTLTVNTVMPLTSTSLAFTGSTVGATNTASVISTAPMVTTVTSSPSLSPSPTTIQSSTTESKIGTHAQTIFTQAPTSIATTLGGQVMVAAPGFSTGQLPTSIAAMAAAAGLSPGLIASSQFASGGALLSLTPGGLGNALSPALMSNSTLIQALASSGTIPITSLDGSNLLFANTSGGSTPSLVTTPLFLSPQNLGLLASNPVSLVSAGAGLQVTADHQATTAAVPVQASTITTASKAQ, via the exons ACAAGCCCTCCTCCAACAG CTGACCCTGACCCCGGCCCATCAGCAGCTGTTACTCCAGCAGGCCCAGGCTCAGCTCCTGGCTGCGGCCGTGCAGCATTCAGCCAGCCAGCAGAACAGCACCACTGGGGCCAGCATCTCGGCCTCCGCAGCCACACCCATTACCCAGCTGCCCCTGTCACAGCCCATCCAGATCGCCTCT ctacagcagcagtgTCTGCCTCAGTTTGTTCTGGTGCAGCCTGGCAACCCAATTGCCACACCACTGTCGCCCGGTCAGTTCATCATCTCGCAGACACCGCAGGCCCAACAGA GCATGTTGCAAGCCCAGAATCTTCTAACTCAACTACCTCAAAGCCAAGCTAACCTCCTGCCGACTCAACCAAGCATCACCCTTGCAACTCAG CCTGCAACTCCAACCCGCACAACAGCAGCCACACCTATTCAGTCCCTGCCCCACAGTCAGACCCCACCTAAGCGGTTGGATACCCCCACTTTGGAGGAGCCTAGTGATCTGGAGGAACTGGAACAGTTTGCCAAGACCTTCAAACAGAGGCGTATCAAACTGGGCTttacacag GGAGATGTTGGCCTGGCCATGGGGAAGCTGTATGGAAATGACTTCAGCCAAACGACCATCTCTCGCTTTGAGGCCTTGAACCTGAGCTTTAAGAACATGTGCAAACTGAAGCCATTATTAGAGAAGTGGCTCAATGATGCAG AGAACCTGACATCTGACCAGGCCCTGTCCAGCCCCAGTGCCCTGGGCTCCCCGGGCACAGGCATGGAGATGCTCAACCGCAGACGGAAGAAGAGGACCAGTATTGAGACCAACATCCGAGTGGCCTTAGAAAAGAGCTTTCTGGAG CAGAACCAAAAACCTACCTCTGAAGAGATCACCATGATCGCTGACCAGCTCAACATGGAGAAGGAGGTGATTCGGGTCTGGTTCTGCAATCGCCGGCAGAAAGAGAAGAGGATTAACCCCCCTAGCAGCGGCAGCAGTGGAGGAGGCAACACCCCCATCAAAACCATTTTTACCCCCAGTAGCCCCTTG GTGGCCAGCACAGCAAGCCTTGTAAGCAGTCCAACTATTAACACACCCACCACTCTGACTGTAAATACAGTGATGCCTCTCACCAGCACCAGTTTGGCTTTCACAG GTTCGACGGTAGgagccacaaacacagcatctGTCATCTCCACTGCACCTATGGTTACTACGGTAACCAGCTCCCCATCTTTAAGCCCATCGCCAACGACTATTCAGTCCTCAACCACTGAGAGCAAGATTGGCACTCATGCGCAAACCATCTTCACCCAGGCCCCGACGTCCATAGCCACCACTTTAGGTGGTCAGGTGATGGTGGCAGCTCCAGGGTTTTCTACTGGCCAGTTACCCACCAGCATCGCTGCTATGGCTGCTGCAGCAGGGCTGAGCCCAGGACTTATAGCCTCTTCTCAGTTTGCTTCAGG GGGGGCCTTGCTCAGTCTGACTCCTGGTGGCCTTGGCAATGCGCTGAGTCCTGCCCTGATGAGCAACAGCACCCTCATACAAG CTCTGGCATCGAGCGGCACAATCCCCATCACTTCTCTGGATGGCAGTAACCTGCTGTTCGCCAACACCTCTGGTGGTAGCACGCCCAGCCTGGTCACCACGCCGCTCTTCCTGAGCCCCCAGAACCTGGGGCTGCTCGCCAGCAACCCCGTCAGCCTGGTGTCGGCGGGGGCGGGGCTGCAGGTCACTGCCGATCATCAAGCCACCACGGCTGCTGTGCCTGTGCAAGCCTCGACCATTACCACTGCCTCCAAGGCTCAGTGA
- the pou2f1b gene encoding POU domain, class 2, transcription factor 1b isoform X13: protein MADGGAASQDESSGPDAKVNNQSETTKCAMESGDANTVFLSLGITTNGLDFQRHTVPTTSAITNAHAQALLQQLTLTPAHQQLLLQQAQAQLLAAAVQHSASQQNSTTGASISASAATPITQLPLSQPIQIASQLQQQCLPQFVLVQPGNPIATPLSPGQFIISQTPQAQQSMLQAQNLLTQLPQSQANLLPTQPSITLATQPATPTRTTAATPIQSLPHSQTPPKRLDTPTLEEPSDLEELEQFAKTFKQRRIKLGFTQGDVGLAMGKLYGNDFSQTTISRFEALNLSFKNMCKLKPLLEKWLNDAENLTSDQALSSPSALGSPGTGMEMLNRRRKKRTSIETNIRVALEKSFLEQNQKPTSEEITMIADQLNMEKEVIRVWFCNRRQKEKRINPPSSGSSGGGNTPIKTIFTPSSPLVASTASLVSSPTINTPTTLTVNTVMPLTSTSLAFTGSTVGATNTASVISTAPMVTTVTSSPSLSPSPTTIQSSTTESKIGTHAQTIFTQAPTSIATTLGGQVMVAAPGFSTGQLPTSIAAMAAAAGLSPGLIASSQFASGGALLSLTPGGLGNALSPALMSNSTLIQALASSGTIPITSLDGSNLLFANTSGGSTPSLVTTPLFLSPQNLGLLASNPVSLVSAGAGLQVTADHQATTAAVPVQASTITTASKAQ, encoded by the exons ACAAGCCCTCCTCCAACAG CTGACCCTGACCCCGGCCCATCAGCAGCTGTTACTCCAGCAGGCCCAGGCTCAGCTCCTGGCTGCGGCCGTGCAGCATTCAGCCAGCCAGCAGAACAGCACCACTGGGGCCAGCATCTCGGCCTCCGCAGCCACACCCATTACCCAGCTGCCCCTGTCACAGCCCATCCAGATCGCCTCT cagctacagcagcagtgTCTGCCTCAGTTTGTTCTGGTGCAGCCTGGCAACCCAATTGCCACACCACTGTCGCCCGGTCAGTTCATCATCTCGCAGACACCGCAGGCCCAACAGA GCATGTTGCAAGCCCAGAATCTTCTAACTCAACTACCTCAAAGCCAAGCTAACCTCCTGCCGACTCAACCAAGCATCACCCTTGCAACTCAG CCTGCAACTCCAACCCGCACAACAGCAGCCACACCTATTCAGTCCCTGCCCCACAGTCAGACCCCACCTAAGCGGTTGGATACCCCCACTTTGGAGGAGCCTAGTGATCTGGAGGAACTGGAACAGTTTGCCAAGACCTTCAAACAGAGGCGTATCAAACTGGGCTttacacag GGAGATGTTGGCCTGGCCATGGGGAAGCTGTATGGAAATGACTTCAGCCAAACGACCATCTCTCGCTTTGAGGCCTTGAACCTGAGCTTTAAGAACATGTGCAAACTGAAGCCATTATTAGAGAAGTGGCTCAATGATGCAG AGAACCTGACATCTGACCAGGCCCTGTCCAGCCCCAGTGCCCTGGGCTCCCCGGGCACAGGCATGGAGATGCTCAACCGCAGACGGAAGAAGAGGACCAGTATTGAGACCAACATCCGAGTGGCCTTAGAAAAGAGCTTTCTGGAG CAGAACCAAAAACCTACCTCTGAAGAGATCACCATGATCGCTGACCAGCTCAACATGGAGAAGGAGGTGATTCGGGTCTGGTTCTGCAATCGCCGGCAGAAAGAGAAGAGGATTAACCCCCCTAGCAGCGGCAGCAGTGGAGGAGGCAACACCCCCATCAAAACCATTTTTACCCCCAGTAGCCCCTTG GTGGCCAGCACAGCAAGCCTTGTAAGCAGTCCAACTATTAACACACCCACCACTCTGACTGTAAATACAGTGATGCCTCTCACCAGCACCAGTTTGGCTTTCACAG GTTCGACGGTAGgagccacaaacacagcatctGTCATCTCCACTGCACCTATGGTTACTACGGTAACCAGCTCCCCATCTTTAAGCCCATCGCCAACGACTATTCAGTCCTCAACCACTGAGAGCAAGATTGGCACTCATGCGCAAACCATCTTCACCCAGGCCCCGACGTCCATAGCCACCACTTTAGGTGGTCAGGTGATGGTGGCAGCTCCAGGGTTTTCTACTGGCCAGTTACCCACCAGCATCGCTGCTATGGCTGCTGCAGCAGGGCTGAGCCCAGGACTTATAGCCTCTTCTCAGTTTGCTTCAGG GGGGGCCTTGCTCAGTCTGACTCCTGGTGGCCTTGGCAATGCGCTGAGTCCTGCCCTGATGAGCAACAGCACCCTCATACAAG CTCTGGCATCGAGCGGCACAATCCCCATCACTTCTCTGGATGGCAGTAACCTGCTGTTCGCCAACACCTCTGGTGGTAGCACGCCCAGCCTGGTCACCACGCCGCTCTTCCTGAGCCCCCAGAACCTGGGGCTGCTCGCCAGCAACCCCGTCAGCCTGGTGTCGGCGGGGGCGGGGCTGCAGGTCACTGCCGATCATCAAGCCACCACGGCTGCTGTGCCTGTGCAAGCCTCGACCATTACCACTGCCTCCAAGGCTCAGTGA
- the pou2f1b gene encoding POU domain, class 2, transcription factor 1b isoform X1: protein MADGGAASQDESSGPDAKVNNQSETTKCAMESGDANTVFLSLGITTNGLDFQRHTVPTTSAITNAHAQALLQQSKSEDSSALPTSVQQSVLPQTQLMLAGGQIAGLTLTPAHQQLLLQQAQAQLLAAAVQHSASQQNSTTGASISASAATPITQLPLSQPIQIASQLQQQCLPQFVLVQPGNPIATPLSPGQFIISQTPQAQQSMLQAQNLLTQLPQSQANLLPTQPSITLATQPATPTRTTAATPIQSLPHSQTPPKRLDTPTLEEPSDLEELEQFAKTFKQRRIKLGFTQGDVGLAMGKLYGNDFSQTTISRFEALNLSFKNMCKLKPLLEKWLNDAVCAENLTSDQALSSPSALGSPGTGMEMLNRRRKKRTSIETNIRVALEKSFLEQNQKPTSEEITMIADQLNMEKEVIRVWFCNRRQKEKRINPPSSGSSGGGNTPIKTIFTPSSPLVASTASLVSSPTINTPTTLTVNTVMPLTSTSLAFTGSTVGATNTASVISTAPMVTTVTSSPSLSPSPTTIQSSTTESKIGTHAQTIFTQAPTSIATTLGGQVMVAAPGFSTGQLPTSIAAMAAAAGLSPGLIASSQFASGGALLSLTPGGLGNALSPALMSNSTLIQALASSGTIPITSLDGSNLLFANTSGGSTPSLVTTPLFLSPQNLGLLASNPVSLVSAGAGLQVTADHQATTAAVPVQASTITTASKAQ from the exons ACAAGCCCTCCTCCAACAG TCTAAGTCGGAAGACTCGAGTGCTCTCCCGACCTCCGTCCAGCAGAGCGTATTGCCTCAAACCCAGCTAATGTTGGCCGGGGGACAGATTGCAGGA CTGACCCTGACCCCGGCCCATCAGCAGCTGTTACTCCAGCAGGCCCAGGCTCAGCTCCTGGCTGCGGCCGTGCAGCATTCAGCCAGCCAGCAGAACAGCACCACTGGGGCCAGCATCTCGGCCTCCGCAGCCACACCCATTACCCAGCTGCCCCTGTCACAGCCCATCCAGATCGCCTCT cagctacagcagcagtgTCTGCCTCAGTTTGTTCTGGTGCAGCCTGGCAACCCAATTGCCACACCACTGTCGCCCGGTCAGTTCATCATCTCGCAGACACCGCAGGCCCAACAGA GCATGTTGCAAGCCCAGAATCTTCTAACTCAACTACCTCAAAGCCAAGCTAACCTCCTGCCGACTCAACCAAGCATCACCCTTGCAACTCAG CCTGCAACTCCAACCCGCACAACAGCAGCCACACCTATTCAGTCCCTGCCCCACAGTCAGACCCCACCTAAGCGGTTGGATACCCCCACTTTGGAGGAGCCTAGTGATCTGGAGGAACTGGAACAGTTTGCCAAGACCTTCAAACAGAGGCGTATCAAACTGGGCTttacacag GGAGATGTTGGCCTGGCCATGGGGAAGCTGTATGGAAATGACTTCAGCCAAACGACCATCTCTCGCTTTGAGGCCTTGAACCTGAGCTTTAAGAACATGTGCAAACTGAAGCCATTATTAGAGAAGTGGCTCAATGATGCAG TTTGTGCAGAGAACCTGACATCTGACCAGGCCCTGTCCAGCCCCAGTGCCCTGGGCTCCCCGGGCACAGGCATGGAGATGCTCAACCGCAGACGGAAGAAGAGGACCAGTATTGAGACCAACATCCGAGTGGCCTTAGAAAAGAGCTTTCTGGAG CAGAACCAAAAACCTACCTCTGAAGAGATCACCATGATCGCTGACCAGCTCAACATGGAGAAGGAGGTGATTCGGGTCTGGTTCTGCAATCGCCGGCAGAAAGAGAAGAGGATTAACCCCCCTAGCAGCGGCAGCAGTGGAGGAGGCAACACCCCCATCAAAACCATTTTTACCCCCAGTAGCCCCTTG GTGGCCAGCACAGCAAGCCTTGTAAGCAGTCCAACTATTAACACACCCACCACTCTGACTGTAAATACAGTGATGCCTCTCACCAGCACCAGTTTGGCTTTCACAG GTTCGACGGTAGgagccacaaacacagcatctGTCATCTCCACTGCACCTATGGTTACTACGGTAACCAGCTCCCCATCTTTAAGCCCATCGCCAACGACTATTCAGTCCTCAACCACTGAGAGCAAGATTGGCACTCATGCGCAAACCATCTTCACCCAGGCCCCGACGTCCATAGCCACCACTTTAGGTGGTCAGGTGATGGTGGCAGCTCCAGGGTTTTCTACTGGCCAGTTACCCACCAGCATCGCTGCTATGGCTGCTGCAGCAGGGCTGAGCCCAGGACTTATAGCCTCTTCTCAGTTTGCTTCAGG GGGGGCCTTGCTCAGTCTGACTCCTGGTGGCCTTGGCAATGCGCTGAGTCCTGCCCTGATGAGCAACAGCACCCTCATACAAG CTCTGGCATCGAGCGGCACAATCCCCATCACTTCTCTGGATGGCAGTAACCTGCTGTTCGCCAACACCTCTGGTGGTAGCACGCCCAGCCTGGTCACCACGCCGCTCTTCCTGAGCCCCCAGAACCTGGGGCTGCTCGCCAGCAACCCCGTCAGCCTGGTGTCGGCGGGGGCGGGGCTGCAGGTCACTGCCGATCATCAAGCCACCACGGCTGCTGTGCCTGTGCAAGCCTCGACCATTACCACTGCCTCCAAGGCTCAGTGA
- the pou2f1b gene encoding POU domain, class 2, transcription factor 1b isoform X9, whose translation MLEITGGASADAKVNNQSETTKCAMESGDANTGITTNGLDFQRHTVPTTSAITNAHAQALLQQSKSEDSSALPTSVQQSVLPQTQLMLAGGQIAGLTLTPAHQQLLLQQAQAQLLAAAVQHSASQQNSTTGASISASAATPITQLPLSQPIQIASQLQQQCLPQFVLVQPGNPIATPLSPGQFIISQTPQAQQSMLQAQNLLTQLPQSQANLLPTQPSITLATQPATPTRTTAATPIQSLPHSQTPPKRLDTPTLEEPSDLEELEQFAKTFKQRRIKLGFTQGDVGLAMGKLYGNDFSQTTISRFEALNLSFKNMCKLKPLLEKWLNDAVCAENLTSDQALSSPSALGSPGTGMEMLNRRRKKRTSIETNIRVALEKSFLEQNQKPTSEEITMIADQLNMEKEVIRVWFCNRRQKEKRINPPSSGSSGGGNTPIKTIFTPSSPLVASTASLVSSPTINTPTTLTVNTVMPLTSTSLAFTGSTVGATNTASVISTAPMVTTVTSSPSLSPSPTTIQSSTTESKIGTHAQTIFTQAPTSIATTLGGQVMVAAPGFSTGQLPTSIAAMAAAAGLSPGLIASSQFASGGALLSLTPGGLGNALSPALMSNSTLIQALASSGTIPITSLDGSNLLFANTSGGSTPSLVTTPLFLSPQNLGLLASNPVSLVSAGAGLQVTADHQATTAAVPVQASTITTASKAQ comes from the exons ACAAGCCCTCCTCCAACAG TCTAAGTCGGAAGACTCGAGTGCTCTCCCGACCTCCGTCCAGCAGAGCGTATTGCCTCAAACCCAGCTAATGTTGGCCGGGGGACAGATTGCAGGA CTGACCCTGACCCCGGCCCATCAGCAGCTGTTACTCCAGCAGGCCCAGGCTCAGCTCCTGGCTGCGGCCGTGCAGCATTCAGCCAGCCAGCAGAACAGCACCACTGGGGCCAGCATCTCGGCCTCCGCAGCCACACCCATTACCCAGCTGCCCCTGTCACAGCCCATCCAGATCGCCTCT cagctacagcagcagtgTCTGCCTCAGTTTGTTCTGGTGCAGCCTGGCAACCCAATTGCCACACCACTGTCGCCCGGTCAGTTCATCATCTCGCAGACACCGCAGGCCCAACAGA GCATGTTGCAAGCCCAGAATCTTCTAACTCAACTACCTCAAAGCCAAGCTAACCTCCTGCCGACTCAACCAAGCATCACCCTTGCAACTCAG CCTGCAACTCCAACCCGCACAACAGCAGCCACACCTATTCAGTCCCTGCCCCACAGTCAGACCCCACCTAAGCGGTTGGATACCCCCACTTTGGAGGAGCCTAGTGATCTGGAGGAACTGGAACAGTTTGCCAAGACCTTCAAACAGAGGCGTATCAAACTGGGCTttacacag GGAGATGTTGGCCTGGCCATGGGGAAGCTGTATGGAAATGACTTCAGCCAAACGACCATCTCTCGCTTTGAGGCCTTGAACCTGAGCTTTAAGAACATGTGCAAACTGAAGCCATTATTAGAGAAGTGGCTCAATGATGCAG TTTGTGCAGAGAACCTGACATCTGACCAGGCCCTGTCCAGCCCCAGTGCCCTGGGCTCCCCGGGCACAGGCATGGAGATGCTCAACCGCAGACGGAAGAAGAGGACCAGTATTGAGACCAACATCCGAGTGGCCTTAGAAAAGAGCTTTCTGGAG CAGAACCAAAAACCTACCTCTGAAGAGATCACCATGATCGCTGACCAGCTCAACATGGAGAAGGAGGTGATTCGGGTCTGGTTCTGCAATCGCCGGCAGAAAGAGAAGAGGATTAACCCCCCTAGCAGCGGCAGCAGTGGAGGAGGCAACACCCCCATCAAAACCATTTTTACCCCCAGTAGCCCCTTG GTGGCCAGCACAGCAAGCCTTGTAAGCAGTCCAACTATTAACACACCCACCACTCTGACTGTAAATACAGTGATGCCTCTCACCAGCACCAGTTTGGCTTTCACAG GTTCGACGGTAGgagccacaaacacagcatctGTCATCTCCACTGCACCTATGGTTACTACGGTAACCAGCTCCCCATCTTTAAGCCCATCGCCAACGACTATTCAGTCCTCAACCACTGAGAGCAAGATTGGCACTCATGCGCAAACCATCTTCACCCAGGCCCCGACGTCCATAGCCACCACTTTAGGTGGTCAGGTGATGGTGGCAGCTCCAGGGTTTTCTACTGGCCAGTTACCCACCAGCATCGCTGCTATGGCTGCTGCAGCAGGGCTGAGCCCAGGACTTATAGCCTCTTCTCAGTTTGCTTCAGG GGGGGCCTTGCTCAGTCTGACTCCTGGTGGCCTTGGCAATGCGCTGAGTCCTGCCCTGATGAGCAACAGCACCCTCATACAAG CTCTGGCATCGAGCGGCACAATCCCCATCACTTCTCTGGATGGCAGTAACCTGCTGTTCGCCAACACCTCTGGTGGTAGCACGCCCAGCCTGGTCACCACGCCGCTCTTCCTGAGCCCCCAGAACCTGGGGCTGCTCGCCAGCAACCCCGTCAGCCTGGTGTCGGCGGGGGCGGGGCTGCAGGTCACTGCCGATCATCAAGCCACCACGGCTGCTGTGCCTGTGCAAGCCTCGACCATTACCACTGCCTCCAAGGCTCAGTGA